The proteins below come from a single Fusobacterium nucleatum genomic window:
- a CDS encoding serine dehydratase subunit alpha family protein, whose protein sequence is MDTKIEKVLKILEEEIVAAEGCTEPIALSYAAAKAKRILGTIPNKVDVFLSGNIIKNVKSVTIPNSEGMIGIEPAIAMGMIAGDDEKELMVISDVTHEQVEEVKKFLDKKIIKTHVYPGDIKLYIRLEISNGEDNVLLEIKHTHTNVTRILKNGKVLLSQICNDGDFNSSLTDRKILTVKYICDLAKTIDINLIRPIFEKVINYNSAIAEEGLKGKYGVNIGKMILDNIERGIYGNDIRNKAASYASAGSDARMSGCGLPVMTTSGSGNQGMTASLPIIKFAAEKNLSEEELIRGLFVSHLITIHVKTNVGRLSAYCGAICAASGVAAALTFLYGGSYEMVCDAITNILGNLSGVICDGAKASCAMKISSGIYSAFDAAILALHKDVLKSGDGIVGVDIEETIRNVGELAQSGMKGTDETILGIMTK, encoded by the coding sequence ATGGATACTAAAATAGAAAAAGTTCTTAAAATTCTTGAAGAAGAAATTGTTGCAGCCGAAGGTTGTACAGAGCCAATAGCACTGTCATATGCAGCTGCAAAAGCAAAAAGAATTTTAGGTACTATTCCCAATAAAGTTGATGTTTTTTTATCAGGAAATATAATAAAAAATGTAAAAAGTGTTACTATTCCAAATAGTGAAGGAATGATAGGAATAGAACCAGCTATTGCTATGGGTATGATAGCAGGTGATGATGAAAAAGAACTTATGGTTATAAGCGATGTTACACATGAACAAGTGGAAGAAGTAAAAAAATTTTTAGATAAAAAGATTATAAAAACTCATGTTTATCCAGGAGATATAAAACTATATATAAGACTAGAAATTTCAAATGGAGAAGATAATGTCCTTTTAGAAATAAAACATACTCATACAAATGTAACTAGAATTTTAAAAAATGGTAAAGTTTTACTAAGTCAAATTTGTAATGATGGAGATTTTAACTCATCACTTACTGATAGAAAAATTCTAACTGTGAAATATATATGTGATTTAGCTAAAACAATAGATATTAATTTAATAAGACCAATTTTTGAAAAAGTGATTAACTATAATTCTGCAATAGCAGAAGAAGGTCTAAAAGGAAAATATGGAGTAAATATTGGGAAAATGATACTTGATAACATTGAAAGAGGTATCTATGGGAATGATATAAGAAATAAGGCAGCTAGTTATGCTAGTGCTGGTAGTGATGCTAGAATGAGTGGCTGTGGTTTACCTGTTATGACAACAAGTGGAAGTGGAAATCAAGGTATGACAGCTTCATTACCTATAATTAAATTTGCTGCTGAAAAAAATTTATCAGAAGAAGAATTAATAAGAGGTTTATTTGTTTCACATCTCATAACTATTCATGTAAAAACAAATGTTGGTAGACTATCTGCTTATTGTGGTGCTATATGTGCCGCTTCTGGTGTTGCGGCTGCTCTTACATTTTTATATGGTGGAAGTTATGAAATGGTTTGTGATGCTATAACTAATATCTTAGGGAATCTTTCAGGTGTTATTTGTGATGGTGCTAAGGCTTCATGTGCTATGAAAATCTCTTCTGGAATTTATTCAGCTTTTGATGCAGCTATACTTGCTCTACATAAAGATGTTTTAAAATCAGGAGATGGAATAGTAGGAGTAGATATTGAAGAAACTATAAGAAATGTTGGAGAACTTGCTCAATCTGGAATGAAGGGTACTGATGAAACTATATTGGGTATTATGACTAAATAA
- a CDS encoding dicarboxylate/amino acid:cation symporter — MEKEKKGDTLIIKLVLGVIVGIIIGLISNEQVISIILPIKFFLGELIFFVVPFIIIGFIAPAITQLKANASKMLLTMLGLSYLSSVGAAFFSATAGYILIPKLNIVSDVEGLKTLPDILFKVEIPPAISVMGALVLALLLGLAVVWTNSKRTEELLNEFNNIVLMIVNKIIIPILPIFIATTFATLAYEGSITKQFPVFLKVILIVLIGHYIWITILYTIAGIVSGKNPWKLLKHYGPAYMTAVGTMSSAATLPVSLQCVRKSEVLDEEITNFAIPLGATTHLCGSVLTETFFVMIVSKILYGDVPAVGTMILFIILLGIFAVGAPGVPGGTVLASLGLIISVLGFDETGTALMITIFALQDSFGTACNITGDGALALILNGIFKKKLTN, encoded by the coding sequence ATGGAAAAAGAAAAAAAAGGAGATACTCTAATAATTAAATTGGTTCTTGGAGTAATAGTAGGAATAATCATAGGATTGATTTCAAATGAACAAGTAATTTCTATAATTTTACCAATTAAGTTTTTTTTAGGAGAGTTAATATTTTTTGTTGTGCCATTTATTATAATTGGTTTTATTGCACCAGCAATAACTCAATTAAAAGCAAATGCTAGTAAAATGTTATTAACTATGTTAGGACTGTCTTATCTATCATCAGTGGGTGCTGCATTTTTCTCTGCAACTGCTGGCTATATATTGATACCAAAGTTGAATATAGTTTCTGATGTTGAAGGATTAAAAACATTGCCAGATATATTGTTTAAAGTTGAAATTCCACCAGCTATTTCAGTAATGGGAGCTTTAGTATTAGCTTTACTTTTAGGACTTGCTGTTGTGTGGACAAATTCAAAAAGAACAGAAGAACTTTTAAATGAATTTAATAATATTGTGTTAATGATAGTAAATAAAATAATTATTCCTATATTACCAATATTTATAGCAACTACTTTTGCTACTCTAGCTTATGAAGGAAGTATCACAAAACAATTCCCAGTTTTCTTAAAAGTAATTTTAATTGTTCTAATTGGTCACTATATTTGGATTACAATTTTATATACTATTGCTGGAATTGTTTCTGGAAAAAATCCTTGGAAATTATTAAAACACTATGGTCCAGCATATATGACTGCTGTTGGGACAATGTCATCAGCTGCAACTTTACCAGTTAGTTTACAATGTGTAAGAAAATCAGAAGTGTTAGATGAAGAAATAACTAACTTTGCTATTCCATTAGGTGCAACTACTCACTTATGTGGTTCGGTTTTGACAGAAACATTTTTTGTTATGATAGTTTCTAAAATATTATATGGGGATGTTCCTGCTGTTGGAACAATGATATTATTTATAATTTTATTAGGAATATTTGCAGTGGGAGCACCAGGAGTACCAGGAGGAACTGTTCTTGCTTCACTTGGACTTATAATTTCTGTTTTAGGTTTTGATGAAACTGGAACTGCCTTAATGATAACAATATTTGCTTTACAAGATAGTTTTGGAACTGCTTGTAATATTACAGGTGATGGAGCTTTGGCACTTATCCTTAATGGAATATTTAAAAAGAAACTAACAAATTAA
- a CDS encoding putative quinol monooxygenase, which translates to MLKKILLALGILISVSMYAVPTLNVYDFEVKKDKEASYKTVTEDYVNKTMGTEQGVLGLFATTDERDKTISFVIEIYNDYLAFSNHTKNQASKDFKAVIPQIVEGNLNSTEIDVQIAKDKKIEQNDNTFVIYTVIDVKAENNKDFTEIIKNRAEATFNENGILLIYIGTDRKNPNKWCLFEVYSDIDSYLNHRASSYFKNFITETKDMIVEQKRYELQSLKLVNKGDLDYKKLY; encoded by the coding sequence ATGTTAAAAAAAATATTATTAGCTTTGGGAATACTTATATCAGTTAGTATGTATGCAGTTCCAACATTAAATGTTTATGATTTTGAAGTGAAAAAAGATAAAGAGGCTTCATATAAAACTGTAACAGAAGATTATGTTAATAAGACTATGGGAACAGAGCAAGGAGTTTTAGGACTTTTTGCAACAACAGATGAAAGAGATAAAACAATTTCTTTTGTGATTGAAATATACAATGATTATCTGGCTTTTTCTAATCATACTAAAAATCAAGCTAGTAAAGATTTTAAGGCAGTAATCCCTCAAATTGTAGAAGGAAATTTGAATAGTACAGAAATAGATGTACAAATAGCTAAGGATAAAAAAATAGAGCAAAATGATAATACTTTTGTAATATATACAGTAATTGATGTTAAAGCTGAAAATAATAAAGACTTTACTGAAATTATTAAAAATAGAGCAGAAGCAACTTTTAATGAAAATGGAATTTTACTTATTTATATAGGAACTGATAGAAAAAATCCTAATAAATGGTGTCTTTTTGAAGTATATTCCGATATAGATTCTTATTTGAATCACAGAGCTTCTAGTTATTTTAAAAATTTTATCACAGAGACAAAAGATATGATAGTTGAGCAAAAGAGATATGAACTTCAATCTTTAAAATTGGTAAATAAAGGTGATTTAGATTATAAAAAATTATATTAA
- a CDS encoding ABC transporter ATP-binding protein: MLEIKNISKTYNRQGKDFFAVKDVNLNILDGDFVHIIGRSGSGKSTLLNIVAGLLSADKGTLLLDGTNYLELSDEEKSKFRNRNIGFIPQSPALLGYLNILENIRLPYDMYEKEGDSEGKARYFLNELGLEHLAKSYPKELSGGELRRIIIARALMTDPKILIADEPTSDLDIEATKEVMDLLKKINEKGTTVLIVTHELDTLKYGKKVYTMSEGVLTEGRNL, from the coding sequence ATGTTAGAAATAAAAAATATATCTAAAACTTATAACAGACAAGGGAAAGATTTTTTTGCAGTTAAAGATGTAAACTTAAATATTTTAGATGGAGATTTTGTTCATATAATTGGAAGAAGTGGAAGTGGAAAATCAACCCTATTAAATATAGTTGCTGGGCTTTTATCAGCAGATAAGGGAACTCTTTTATTAGATGGAACTAATTATTTAGAACTTTCTGATGAAGAAAAATCAAAATTTAGAAATAGGAATATTGGTTTTATTCCTCAATCACCTGCACTTTTAGGGTATTTGAATATTTTAGAAAACATTAGACTTCCTTATGATATGTATGAAAAAGAAGGAGATTCAGAAGGGAAAGCTAGATATTTCTTAAACGAATTAGGACTTGAACATTTAGCAAAATCTTATCCAAAAGAATTATCAGGAGGAGAGTTAAGAAGAATAATAATAGCTAGGGCTTTAATGACAGATCCTAAAATACTTATTGCAGATGAGCCAACTTCTGATTTGGATATAGAAGCAACTAAGGAAGTTATGGATTTACTAAAAAAAATTAATGAAAAGGGAACTACTGTTTTAATAGTAACTCATGAATTAGATACTCTAAAATATGGTAAAAAGGTTTATACTATGTCAGAGGGAGTATTGACAGAAGGAAGAAATTTGTAA
- a CDS encoding ABC transporter permease, which produces MSKRIDANSLAMENIRQRKTRSTCMILLVALFSIIVYMGSMFSLSLSRGLESLSDRLGADVIVVPAGYKAEIESVLLKGEPSTFYLPANTIDKLKKFDEIEKMTPQIYVATLSASCCSYPVQIIGIDIDTDFLIYPWITHNINKELKDGEAIVGSHVVGEKGETVHFFNEELKIVGRLKQTGIGFDATVFVNQNTAKQLAKASERITANKVAEEDVISSVMIKAKPGVDSVKLASKISKELSKEGIFAMFSKKFVNSISSNLKVLSTSILILVGAIWILSVVILSISFTAIFNERKKEMAVLRVLGASKKMLREIILKEAVILSLWGAGIGSFLGVILSIIQLPLLASKFSMPFLSPSLLQYIGIFILSFVLGVFIGPLSTVRVVKKLTDKDSYLSLREEM; this is translated from the coding sequence ATGAGTAAAAGAATAGATGCTAATAGTTTAGCAATGGAAAATATAAGACAGAGAAAAACTAGAAGCACCTGTATGATATTATTAGTTGCATTATTTAGTATTATAGTATATATGGGTTCAATGTTCTCACTTAGTTTAAGTAGAGGATTAGAAAGTTTATCAGATAGATTAGGAGCAGATGTTATAGTTGTTCCAGCAGGATATAAAGCAGAAATTGAGAGTGTTCTTCTAAAAGGAGAACCTTCAACTTTTTATCTTCCTGCAAACACTATTGATAAATTAAAAAAGTTTGATGAGATTGAAAAGATGACACCACAAATATATGTGGCAACTCTCTCAGCTTCTTGTTGTTCATATCCTGTTCAAATAATAGGAATAGACATAGATACAGATTTCTTAATTTATCCTTGGATAACTCATAATATAAATAAGGAATTAAAAGATGGAGAAGCCATTGTAGGTAGCCATGTTGTTGGAGAAAAGGGAGAAACAGTCCATTTCTTCAATGAAGAATTGAAAATTGTTGGAAGATTAAAACAAACAGGAATAGGTTTTGATGCAACTGTTTTTGTGAATCAAAATACTGCAAAACAATTAGCAAAGGCTTCTGAAAGAATAACGGCTAATAAAGTTGCAGAGGAAGATGTCATTTCATCCGTTATGATAAAAGCAAAACCAGGAGTAGATTCTGTAAAACTGGCTTCAAAAATATCTAAAGAACTATCAAAAGAGGGTATTTTTGCAATGTTTAGCAAAAAATTTGTAAATTCTATATCTTCTAATTTAAAAGTATTATCTACAAGTATTTTAATTTTGGTAGGTGCTATTTGGATATTATCAGTTGTTATTCTAAGTATAAGTTTCACAGCAATATTTAATGAAAGAAAAAAAGAAATGGCTGTTTTAAGAGTATTAGGGGCTTCTAAAAAAATGTTAAGAGAAATTATTTTAAAAGAAGCGGTGATATTATCATTATGGGGAGCTGGAATTGGAAGTTTCTTAGGGGTAATTTTATCTATTATACAATTACCATTGTTAGCTTCAAAGTTTTCAATGCCATTTTTATCTCCAAGTTTGTTACAATATATAGGGATATTTATTTTAAGTTTTGTTTTAGGTGTGTTTATAGGTCCTCTTTCAACAGTTAGAGTTGTAAAAAAACTAACTGATAAAGATAGTTATTTGAGTTTAAGAGAAGAAATGTAG
- a CDS encoding DUF4418 family protein → MKKNILEKLALILSVILFLVPKYIAPVCGPKEDGSHMSCYFSGNMVMKLAVAIFVVTLLMIILSKIKVVKILGSIVVIVISAFVYLIPHGMSGLHNEMGKPFGVCKMDTMFCHVHHTFEIATGIAVVIGVLMVFSLISTFLKKED, encoded by the coding sequence ATGAAAAAAAACATATTAGAAAAATTAGCTTTAATACTATCAGTAATATTATTTTTAGTTCCTAAATATATAGCTCCTGTTTGTGGACCAAAAGAAGATGGTTCACACATGTCTTGTTATTTTAGTGGAAATATGGTGATGAAATTAGCAGTAGCAATATTTGTTGTAACTCTATTAATGATTATACTTTCAAAAATAAAAGTAGTAAAAATATTAGGAAGTATAGTAGTTATTGTTATATCTGCATTTGTGTATTTGATACCTCATGGAATGTCAGGGCTTCATAATGAAATGGGAAAACCATTTGGAGTTTGTAAAATGGATACAATGTTTTGTCATGTACATCACACTTTTGAAATAGCAACTGGTATAGCAGTTGTAATAGGAGTTTTAATGGTATTTAGCTTAATATCTACTTTTTTAAAAAAGGAAGACTAG
- a CDS encoding FMN-binding protein, whose translation MKKYLLVGIVVALSLLTACGKKDFSKMTFNDGEYQGHFDNDDKDHPSTADVVLTIQDGKIVSCTAEFKDSNGNIKGDDYAKDAGEDKYQKAQIAVQGFSTYADKLVEVQDPDQVDAVSGATISNKEFKEAVWNALDKAKK comes from the coding sequence ATGAAAAAGTATTTATTAGTTGGAATAGTTGTAGCATTATCTTTACTAACTGCTTGTGGGAAAAAAGATTTCTCTAAAATGACATTTAATGATGGAGAATATCAAGGGCATTTTGACAACGATGACAAAGATCACCCAAGTACAGCAGATGTTGTTCTTACAATACAAGATGGAAAAATTGTAAGTTGTACAGCAGAATTTAAAGATTCAAATGGTAATATAAAAGGTGATGACTATGCTAAAGATGCTGGAGAAGATAAATATCAAAAAGCTCAAATAGCTGTTCAAGGTTTCTCAACTTATGCTGATAAATTAGTTGAAGTACAAGATCCAGATCAAGTTGATGCAGTATCAGGAGCAACTATTTCAAATAAAGAATTTAAAGAAGCAGTATGGAATGCACTTGATAAGGCTAAGAAATAA
- a CDS encoding ABC transporter ATP-binding protein, with protein sequence MDNREVLLEVKNVSKIYGDLHALKDVSFTIRKGEWVAIMGSSGSGKSTIMNIIGCMDKPTMGEVILDGQDITKESQTSLTKIRREKIGLIFQQFHLIPYLTALENVMVAQYYHSIPDEQEALQALERVGLKDRAKHLPSQLSGGEQQRVCIARALINNPEIILADEPTGNLDEVNEKIVIEILKQLHKEGATIVVVTHDLDVGNVAERKIILEYGKIVDVVDQKQYGKKK encoded by the coding sequence ATGGATAATCGTGAAGTTTTATTGGAAGTAAAAAATGTGTCTAAAATATATGGAGATTTACATGCTTTAAAAGATGTTAGTTTTACAATAAGAAAAGGTGAATGGGTTGCTATAATGGGTTCATCTGGTTCAGGAAAATCTACTATAATGAATATTATAGGTTGTATGGATAAACCTACTATGGGTGAAGTGATTTTAGATGGGCAAGATATTACAAAAGAAAGTCAAACATCTTTGACAAAAATAAGAAGAGAAAAAATTGGATTGATATTTCAACAATTCCATTTAATTCCTTATTTAACAGCTCTTGAAAATGTAATGGTTGCTCAATATTATCATAGTATTCCCGATGAACAAGAAGCATTACAAGCACTTGAAAGAGTTGGACTTAAAGACAGAGCTAAACATTTACCTAGTCAGTTATCTGGTGGAGAACAACAAAGGGTTTGTATAGCAAGGGCTCTAATTAATAATCCTGAAATAATACTTGCTGATGAACCAACAGGAAATCTTGATGAAGTAAATGAAAAAATTGTTATAGAAATACTTAAACAATTACATAAAGAAGGGGCGACAATTGTTGTTGTAACTCATGATCTTGATGTAGGAAATGTAGCTGAAAGAAAAATAATATTAGAATATGGTAAAATTGTAGATGTTGTAGATCAAAAACAATATGGAAAGAAAAAATAA
- a CDS encoding ABC transporter permease, producing the protein MTKRQMYIKLVVSSLIRRKARMIVALLAVAIGATIMSGLVTIYYDIPRQLGKEFRSYGANFVVLPSGNEKISDTEFDKIKNEMSTQKVVGMAPYRYETTKINQQPYILTGTDMIEVKKNSPFWYIEGEWATNDDENNVMIGKEISKKLNLQIGETFIIEGPKAGVKVVASKQSDSAEESKKKDLNSNFYSKKLKVKGIITTGGAEESFIFLPISLLNEILEDNTKIDSIECSIEADSKQLENLATKLKAADENITARPIKRVTQSQDIVLGKLQALVLLVNIVVLILTMISVSTTMMAVVAERRKEIGLKKALGAYDGEIKKEFLGEGSALGFVGGLLGVGLGFVFAQEVSLSVFGRAIEFQWLFAPITIIVSMIITTLACLYPVKKAMEIEPALVLKGE; encoded by the coding sequence ATGACTAAAAGGCAAATGTATATAAAACTGGTTGTAAGTTCTCTTATTAGAAGAAAAGCAAGAATGATAGTTGCTTTACTTGCTGTAGCAATAGGGGCTACAATAATGTCAGGACTTGTAACTATTTACTACGATATTCCTAGACAATTAGGAAAAGAATTTAGATCTTATGGTGCAAACTTTGTTGTATTACCATCAGGAAATGAAAAAATATCTGATACTGAGTTTGATAAAATAAAAAATGAAATGTCAACACAAAAAGTTGTAGGTATGGCACCATATAGATATGAAACAACTAAAATCAATCAACAACCATATATTTTAACTGGTACAGATATGATAGAAGTTAAAAAGAACAGTCCATTTTGGTATATTGAAGGTGAATGGGCTACAAATGATGATGAAAATAATGTGATGATAGGTAAAGAAATTTCTAAAAAATTAAATTTACAAATTGGAGAAACTTTTATTATTGAAGGACCAAAAGCTGGTGTAAAAGTGGTTGCTTCTAAACAATCTGATAGTGCAGAAGAAAGTAAAAAGAAAGATTTGAACTCTAATTTCTATTCTAAAAAATTAAAAGTTAAAGGAATAATTACAACAGGTGGAGCAGAAGAATCTTTTATATTCTTACCTATATCACTTTTAAATGAAATTTTAGAAGATAATACTAAAATAGATAGTATTGAATGTTCAATAGAGGCAGATTCAAAACAATTAGAAAATTTAGCAACTAAGTTAAAGGCTGCTGATGAAAATATTACAGCTAGACCTATAAAGAGAGTTACACAATCTCAGGACATAGTTTTAGGAAAATTACAAGCTCTTGTATTGCTAGTTAATATAGTTGTGTTGATATTGACAATGATTTCAGTTAGTACAACTATGATGGCAGTTGTTGCAGAAAGAAGAAAAGAAATTGGGTTGAAAAAAGCTCTTGGGGCTTATGATGGTGAAATTAAAAAAGAATTTTTAGGAGAAGGTTCAGCTCTTGGTTTCGTTGGTGGACTTTTAGGAGTTGGATTAGGATTTGTATTTGCACAAGAAGTTAGTTTAAGTGTATTTGGTAGGGCAATAGAATTTCAATGGTTATTTGCTCCTATAACTATTATTGTGTCTATGATTATAACAACATTGGCTTGTCTATACCCTGTTAAAAAGGCAATGGAAATTGAGCCAGCATTGGTATTAAAAGGAGAGTAG
- a CDS encoding ABC transporter permease: MFWRMVRGTLFRQKSKMLMIAFTVALGVSLATAMMNVMLGVGDKVNKELKTYGANITVMHKDASILDDLYGLSGEGVSNKFLSESEVPKIKQIFWGFAIVDFAPYLERTGEIEGISNKVKIYGTWFEKHLVMPTGEEVDAGIKNLKTWWEIKGEWLKDDDLDGVIVGSLIAGKNNIKIGDTINVKGTNETKKLTVKGIINSGGNDDEAIYTVLKTTQDLFGLEDKITMIEVSALTTPDNDLAKKAAQDPNSLTISEYETWYCTAYVSSISYQIQEVLTDSVAKPNRQVAESEGTILNKTELLMLLICILSSFASALGISNLITASVIERSQEIGLIKAIGGTNRRIILLILTEIVLTGIFGGIFGYIAGIGFTQIIGKTVFSSYIEPAVIVVPIDIALVFAVTIIGSIPAIRYLLTLKPTEVLHGR, translated from the coding sequence ATGTTTTGGAGAATGGTAAGAGGAACATTATTTAGACAGAAAAGTAAAATGTTAATGATAGCATTTACGGTGGCATTAGGAGTATCACTAGCAACAGCTATGATGAATGTTATGCTTGGAGTTGGAGATAAAGTTAATAAAGAGTTAAAGACTTATGGTGCTAATATCACTGTAATGCATAAAGATGCTTCAATACTTGATGACTTATATGGTTTAAGTGGAGAAGGAGTATCTAATAAATTTTTATCAGAATCAGAAGTACCAAAGATAAAACAAATATTTTGGGGCTTTGCAATAGTAGATTTTGCTCCATATTTAGAAAGAACAGGAGAAATAGAGGGAATATCTAATAAGGTAAAAATTTATGGGACTTGGTTTGAAAAACATTTAGTTATGCCAACAGGTGAAGAAGTTGATGCAGGTATTAAAAACTTAAAAACTTGGTGGGAAATTAAAGGTGAATGGCTAAAAGATGATGATTTAGATGGAGTTATCGTGGGTAGCCTTATAGCAGGAAAAAATAATATCAAAATTGGAGATACTATAAATGTTAAAGGAACTAATGAAACTAAAAAACTTACTGTGAAAGGAATAATAAATTCTGGTGGAAATGATGATGAGGCTATCTATACAGTTTTAAAAACTACACAAGATTTATTTGGCTTAGAAGATAAAATAACTATGATAGAAGTTTCTGCTTTAACAACTCCTGATAATGATTTGGCTAAAAAAGCAGCTCAAGACCCTAATAGTTTAACTATATCTGAATATGAAACTTGGTATTGTACTGCTTATGTCAGTTCAATAAGCTATCAAATACAAGAAGTTTTAACTGATAGTGTAGCTAAACCTAATAGACAGGTTGCAGAGTCAGAAGGAACAATTTTAAATAAGACAGAACTTTTGATGTTATTGATTTGTATTTTAAGTTCGTTTGCTTCTGCTCTTGGAATTTCAAATTTGATAACTGCTTCTGTTATTGAAAGAAGTCAAGAAATTGGATTAATAAAAGCAATAGGTGGAACAAACAGAAGAATTATTTTACTTATCTTAACTGAGATAGTTCTAACAGGAATATTTGGAGGAATATTTGGATATATTGCTGGTATAGGATTTACACAAATAATTGGAAAAACTGTATTCTCATCATATATAGAACCAGCAGTTATAGTTGTACCAATAGATATTGCTCTTGTATTTGCAGTTACAATAATAGGAAGTATCCCTGCAATCAGATACTTACTAACTTTAAAACCAACAGAAGTATTACATGGAAGATAG
- a CDS encoding Fe-S-containing protein, giving the protein MLKFYIDVINYLAIFAFLLGIITALLIKYKNIYLNIVVGLISLVGLSCSITMTVFKRLYPQKMVKISLQYNRWALAIGMGFMLVALLFQFLRTIREKENSKLCILSVISISFSTIAVWFLGFTIIPQVYAMTKEFVAFGEDSFGTQSLLRLGGYLLGFLTIFLIALSVQKVYFRLKPNLAKVFALLIYLIASLDFFLRGVSALARLRLLKSSNPLVFNVMVLEDKSTAYIVILFTIVACIFSLLLFRDSRKVIGTFKNNALLRLEKARLKNNKHWLTSLVFFSILSVFSITIVHRHITKPVALTPPQPYQEEGNMIVIPLTDVEDGHLHRFSYIAKGGNNVRFIVVKKPKGGSYGLGLDACDICGIAGYFERNDEIVCKRCDVVMNKSTIGFKGGCNPVPFEYEIKDKKIYIDKATLEKEKDRFPVGD; this is encoded by the coding sequence ATGTTAAAATTTTATATAGATGTAATTAATTATTTAGCAATTTTTGCATTTCTTTTAGGTATTATTACAGCACTGCTGATAAAATATAAAAATATATATCTAAATATAGTTGTAGGTTTAATTTCATTAGTAGGATTGAGTTGTTCAATTACAATGACTGTATTTAAACGATTATATCCACAGAAGATGGTAAAAATATCATTACAATATAATAGGTGGGCATTGGCAATTGGAATGGGATTTATGTTGGTAGCTTTACTGTTTCAGTTTTTAAGGACTATAAGAGAAAAGGAAAATAGTAAGCTTTGTATTTTATCAGTTATAAGTATCAGTTTTTCTACAATAGCTGTATGGTTTTTAGGTTTTACAATAATTCCACAAGTATATGCAATGACAAAAGAGTTTGTTGCCTTTGGGGAAGATTCTTTTGGGACACAGTCATTACTTAGATTAGGAGGATATTTATTAGGATTTTTAACAATATTCTTAATTGCTTTATCAGTTCAAAAAGTATATTTTCGTTTAAAACCTAATTTAGCAAAAGTTTTTGCATTACTTATTTATTTAATAGCAAGTTTAGATTTCTTTTTAAGAGGAGTTTCAGCACTCGCAAGATTAAGACTTTTAAAATCAAGCAATCCTCTTGTTTTTAATGTAATGGTACTTGAAGATAAAAGTACAGCATATATAGTGATTTTATTTACAATAGTAGCTTGTATTTTTTCACTATTATTATTTAGAGATAGTAGAAAAGTTATAGGTACTTTTAAAAATAATGCATTACTTAGATTAGAAAAGGCTAGACTTAAAAATAATAAACATTGGCTTACAAGTTTAGTGTTTTTCTCAATATTATCTGTGTTTTCAATAACTATTGTTCATAGACATATAACAAAACCAGTGGCATTGACACCTCCTCAACCTTATCAAGAGGAAGGAAATATGATAGTAATTCCTCTAACTGATGTTGAAGATGGTCACTTACATAGATTTTCATATATAGCAAAAGGTGGAAACAATGTTAGATTTATAGTTGTTAAAAAGCCAAAAGGTGGAAGTTATGGCTTAGGACTTGATGCCTGTGATATATGTGGAATAGCTGGTTATTTTGAGAGAAATGATGAAATTGTCTGCAAGCGTTGTGATGTTGTAATGAACAAATCAACAATTGGTTTCAAAGGTGGATGTAATCCAGTACCATTTGAATATGAAATTAAAGATAAAAAAATATATATAGATAAAGCGACTTTAGAAAAAGAAAAAGATCGTTTTCCAGTGGGTGATTAA